One Ardenticatenales bacterium DNA segment encodes these proteins:
- a CDS encoding CRTAC1 family protein: protein MIDLRKTRTRAICAAIVLLLVLILSRTAAAQDASTDPHALFENVTEQAGFTAVHHDVYMITGQAWADVNQDGWLDLYLTDSDGPNSMYLNNGDGTFSLAPYTGSMALWLARSGGAVFADYDNDGWPDLYVLNWGDNVLFRNDQGQGFTDVTMTAGVGDENAGKSATWGDYDKDGYLDLYIANWSCSPECGRPQEGDRDRLYHNNGDGTFTDVTNLLGGGTRGAGFAVSFLDYDNDGDADIYLVNDEFLNPIGNKLWRNDGPGCDGWCFTEVATDVGADERVMGMGLAPNDYDNDGDLDLFFSNAGQMVLLQNQGDGAFADVAAAAGVALDSSAIGWGAIFFDYDHDGWRDLYLALTAHGDAGGAYNVLFRNNGDGTFSEVNNSGAADPGESMGVAYADYDNDGWVDFVVGNGNEGYHLYRNLGREGTGNNWLSLALRGADRINRDAVGARVTLTTSDGRRQMEEVTNGASLGAGSALTLYFGLGEASIERVEVEWPNGLRQQVRGLVENRRYELAYAGIPRWLDAPPDPATPSAGITAPFRLPFSPLNLAVALILGLIILIPALRWLRKRARPKK from the coding sequence ATGATCGATCTACGCAAAACCAGAACGCGCGCCATCTGCGCGGCCATCGTTCTGCTCCTTGTGCTCATCCTTTCCCGCACGGCGGCGGCCCAGGACGCCTCCACGGACCCCCATGCCCTCTTTGAAAACGTGACGGAGCAGGCCGGGTTCACCGCCGTCCACCACGATGTCTACATGATCACGGGCCAGGCGTGGGCGGATGTGAACCAGGACGGCTGGCTGGACCTTTATCTGACAGACAGCGACGGCCCCAACAGCATGTACCTGAACAACGGGGATGGCACATTTTCCCTGGCCCCCTACACGGGCAGCATGGCGTTGTGGTTGGCGCGCAGCGGCGGCGCAGTCTTCGCCGATTATGATAACGATGGCTGGCCGGACCTGTACGTGCTGAATTGGGGCGACAACGTGCTGTTCCGCAATGACCAGGGTCAGGGATTTACGGATGTGACGATGACGGCGGGGGTGGGGGATGAAAATGCCGGCAAATCCGCGACCTGGGGCGACTACGACAAAGACGGCTACCTCGACCTCTACATCGCCAACTGGAGTTGCTCCCCCGAATGTGGTCGCCCCCAGGAAGGCGACCGTGACCGCCTCTACCACAACAACGGCGACGGCACCTTCACCGACGTCACCAACCTCCTCGGCGGCGGCACGCGCGGCGCGGGCTTCGCCGTCAGTTTCCTCGACTACGACAACGATGGCGACGCCGACATCTACCTCGTCAACGACGAATTCCTCAACCCCATCGGTAACAAACTGTGGCGCAACGACGGTCCCGGCTGCGATGGCTGGTGCTTCACGGAAGTCGCCACCGATGTCGGCGCGGATGAGCGCGTGATGGGCATGGGGCTGGCCCCCAACGATTACGACAACGACGGCGACCTCGACCTCTTCTTCTCCAATGCCGGGCAGATGGTGCTGCTACAAAACCAGGGGGACGGCGCATTTGCCGACGTAGCCGCGGCGGCTGGGGTCGCCCTGGATAGTTCCGCCATTGGTTGGGGAGCCATCTTCTTCGACTACGACCACGACGGCTGGCGCGACCTCTATCTGGCCCTCACCGCCCACGGCGATGCCGGCGGCGCGTACAACGTCCTCTTCCGCAACAATGGGGATGGCACATTTTCCGAAGTGAACAACAGCGGCGCCGCCGATCCCGGGGAGAGCATGGGCGTGGCCTATGCTGACTATGACAATGACGGCTGGGTGGATTTCGTCGTCGGTAACGGCAACGAAGGCTACCATCTTTACCGTAACCTGGGGCGCGAAGGAACCGGTAACAACTGGCTCTCCCTCGCCCTGCGTGGCGCGGATCGCATCAATCGGGACGCCGTGGGCGCGCGCGTCACCCTGACCACCAGCGACGGGCGGCGGCAGATGGAGGAAGTAACCAACGGGGCCAGCCTGGGCGCCGGCAGCGCCCTCACGCTCTATTTTGGCCTGGGAGAAGCCTCGATTGAACGGGTGGAAGTGGAATGGCCGAACGGCTTGCGGCAGCAGGTGCGCGGCCTGGTGGAAAATCGTCGCTATGAACTGGCTTATGCCGGCATTCCTCGCTGGCTCGACGCGCCTCCTGATCCGGCTACGCCATCTGCCGGCATCACCGCCCCCTTCCGCCTTCCCTTCTCCCCCCTCAACCTGGCCGTCGCCCTCATCCTCGGCCTGATCATCCTCATCCCCGCCCTGCGCTGGCTGCGCAAACGCGCCCGCCCAAAAAAGTAG
- a CDS encoding histidine phosphatase family protein: MQLYFIRHAQSENNAIWARTGSSEGRRADPGLTTIGWRQARLLARFLAQNWITDPTDEWDAHNRRGFHFTHLYCSLMRRAVATGNEIAQAVDVPLRGWPDIHERGGIYLDDAASGEPVGLPGENRAFFAAYYPRLRVPPTLREEGWWNNRSYETAEAALERARLVIEELLARHGDTDDRVAMVSHGGFYHSVLSVLLDSPLRANGLSRDCHVWLALQNTAISRFDFFEGRLLVTYMNRIDFMPASLITY, encoded by the coding sequence ATGCAACTTTACTTCATTCGTCACGCGCAATCGGAAAACAACGCCATCTGGGCGCGCACCGGGTCCAGCGAGGGACGGCGGGCCGATCCTGGGTTGACGACCATTGGCTGGCGACAGGCGCGGCTGCTGGCCCGGTTCCTGGCACAAAACTGGATCACGGACCCCACGGACGAGTGGGATGCGCACAATCGCCGAGGGTTCCATTTCACGCACCTCTATTGCAGCCTGATGCGGCGCGCCGTGGCCACGGGGAACGAAATTGCCCAGGCGGTGGACGTGCCCCTACGGGGATGGCCGGATATTCACGAGCGAGGTGGCATCTACCTGGACGACGCGGCATCCGGCGAACCGGTGGGACTGCCAGGAGAAAATCGTGCCTTCTTCGCGGCGTATTATCCCCGCCTGCGGGTGCCACCGACGCTGCGAGAGGAAGGTTGGTGGAACAATCGGTCCTACGAAACGGCGGAGGCGGCACTGGAACGGGCGCGTCTGGTTATTGAGGAGCTGCTGGCGCGCCACGGAGACACCGACGACCGCGTTGCTATGGTCAGCCACGGCGGTTTCTATCATTCGGTTTTATCGGTTTTGCTTGATTCGCCCCTACGCGCCAATGGCCTCAGCCGCGACTGCCATGTCTGGCTGGCGCTGCAGAACACGGCTATTAGTCGCTTTGATTTTTTCGAGGGGCGTTTGTTGGTAACTTACATGAATCGGATCGATTTTATGCCGGCATCTCTCATCACCTACTGA
- a CDS encoding SDR family oxidoreductase has product MYHSIFRPDLFAGKTYIITGGGTGIGRAIAHELASLGAHVALAARRADPLAHTRDEIIAAGGSASSYLCNIRDESSVMAFFDAFAADHEALDGLVNNAGGQFMSPAAAISNKGWHAVIETNLTGTFTVSREAFRRHFQARGGAIVNIVAEMWRGFPGMAHTGAARAGVVNLTRTLAVEWAPFGVRVNAVAPGLIAGNGLRQYGEEVQAFIAGITHDLPAKRMGTESEVAAAVTFLLSPAAAYISGDALRVDGGSSLWRKTWDIPDHDNAPPPYEGFT; this is encoded by the coding sequence ATGTACCATTCGATCTTTCGCCCGGATCTGTTTGCCGGCAAAACCTACATCATCACCGGCGGCGGCACGGGCATTGGACGCGCCATTGCCCATGAGCTGGCCTCCCTGGGCGCGCACGTGGCCCTGGCCGCCCGCCGCGCCGACCCCCTGGCCCACACCCGCGACGAGATCATCGCCGCCGGCGGCTCCGCATCTTCTTATCTTTGCAACATCCGCGATGAGTCGTCCGTCATGGCCTTCTTCGACGCCTTCGCCGCCGATCATGAGGCGTTGGATGGGCTGGTGAACAATGCGGGAGGGCAGTTCATGAGTCCCGCCGCGGCCATTTCCAATAAGGGGTGGCACGCGGTGATCGAGACAAACCTGACGGGCACGTTTACCGTTTCCCGCGAGGCGTTCCGCCGTCATTTTCAGGCGCGCGGGGGCGCGATTGTGAACATCGTGGCGGAGATGTGGCGCGGCTTTCCGGGGATGGCGCATACGGGCGCGGCGCGCGCGGGCGTGGTTAACCTGACACGGACGTTGGCGGTGGAATGGGCGCCGTTTGGCGTGCGCGTGAATGCGGTGGCTCCCGGGCTGATTGCGGGGAATGGGCTGCGGCAGTATGGGGAGGAGGTGCAGGCGTTTATTGCCGGCATTACGCACGACCTCCCCGCGAAACGAATGGGAACGGAAAGCGAGGTCGCCGCTGCCGTCACCTTCTTGCTGTCGCCGGCGGCAGCCTACATCAGCGGCGACGCCTTGCGCGTAGACGGGGGTAGTTCCCTCTGGCGTAAGACGTGGGACATCCCCGACCACGACAACGCGCCGCCGCCGTATGAGGGGTTTACGTAA
- the pheS gene encoding phenylalanine--tRNA ligase subunit alpha, translating to MLEQLETVYQESLDGLRQAQTGAALEAWYKSVLGKKGTVQLMTRQVGQIAPADRPAFGSRVNEVKQALQAVYEEQLAQIKGAELEARIAAEAIDVTLPGRKPWRGRLHPATETLRQIYRIWGDMGFQIYRSRDVETDEYNFELLNIPQHHPARDMWDTFHTTTPGVILRTHTSPGQIHAMKEYYPNPIRVILPGMCYRYEQITARSEIQFHQVEGLAVGRNISFADLKGTLIEFTRRMFGADRQVRFRANYFPFTEPSAEMDVECILCGGGGCQVCKYSGWLEILGCGMVHPTVLRNGGYDPSVYSGFAFGMGPERITMLKYGIEDIRYFWSNDLRFLQQF from the coding sequence ATGCTGGAACAATTGGAAACCGTCTATCAGGAATCACTGGATGGCTTGCGGCAAGCGCAAACCGGCGCGGCGCTGGAAGCGTGGTACAAAAGCGTGTTGGGCAAAAAAGGGACCGTGCAACTAATGACGCGGCAGGTCGGCCAGATCGCCCCGGCGGATCGGCCCGCTTTTGGCAGCCGCGTCAACGAGGTAAAACAGGCGCTCCAGGCTGTCTACGAGGAGCAACTGGCGCAAATCAAGGGGGCGGAACTGGAAGCGCGCATCGCCGCCGAGGCGATTGACGTGACGTTGCCGGGGCGCAAGCCCTGGCGTGGTCGGCTTCATCCGGCCACGGAAACATTGCGCCAGATTTACCGCATTTGGGGCGACATGGGATTCCAGATTTATCGCAGCCGCGACGTGGAGACGGACGAGTACAACTTCGAGTTGCTGAACATTCCGCAGCACCACCCGGCCCGCGACATGTGGGATACGTTCCACACCACCACGCCCGGCGTCATTCTGCGCACGCACACCAGCCCTGGCCAGATCCATGCCATGAAGGAGTATTATCCGAATCCGATCCGCGTGATCTTGCCGGGGATGTGCTACCGCTATGAGCAGATCACGGCCCGCAGCGAAATCCAGTTCCACCAGGTGGAAGGGTTGGCCGTGGGGCGCAACATCTCCTTCGCCGACCTGAAAGGGACGCTGATTGAATTCACCCGCCGCATGTTTGGCGCGGACCGCCAGGTGCGTTTTCGCGCCAACTACTTCCCCTTCACCGAACCCAGCGCGGAAATGGACGTGGAGTGCATTTTATGCGGCGGCGGCGGCTGCCAGGTCTGCAAATATAGCGGCTGGTTAGAGATTTTGGGCTGCGGCATGGTTCATCCCACCGTGCTGCGCAACGGCGGCTACGATCCGTCGGTGTACTCTGGCTTCGCCTTCGGCATGGGGCCGGAACGGATCACCATGCTCAAGTATGGCATCGAAGACATCCGTTATTTTTGGAGCAACGATCTGCGTTTCTTGCAGCAGTTTTAG
- a CDS encoding phenylalanine--tRNA ligase subunit beta, whose amino-acid sequence MKVPLSWLKDYVDITLPVEALAERLTIGGLEVENIEYIGVPGGTDADRLVWDAQKIVVGQVLEVRQHPNADRLVLATVDYGVAETEDVVTGAPNLFPYVGQGNISHRKLYSPFALEGAELYDGHKEGQVKMTLKGRSLRGVYNRSMLCSEKELGLSDEHEGILFLEGDYTPGTPLVDVLGDVVLDIAIIPNIARCASIIGVAREVAALTGQTVRYPSYDVVMEGPPIVDRVQITTDRPDLNPRFVALVITGVEQKPSPQWMQRRLRLAGQRPINVVVDVSNYVMLEMGEPNHTFDYDFLRRRADSYNPGGPIHIHTRLPQPGETLITLDGKTHELQPYNILVTDPLGNLSLGGVMGGLDSEINDETTNVLLEAASWNYINIRQTTNRLKINSEAGFRFSRGVHPSQAILGARRAAELLRLYAGGTVAQGIVDYYPQPPRDVTVRLTAADVVRLGGLSLSLAEIKAILTSLAFTVVESGDALLATCPDFRMDITGAHDLVEEVCRVYGYDRIPTTTMGDQLPAQKGNLTLEREEAIKDLLVQSGLQEVITYRLTTPERESKLLTTATTPSDDRPYVTLANPITVDRVTMRHSLLAAVMEVTAANSRFTDYIALFELGQIYLASEDGILPDELRRLAIVITGPRQPRHWSNGQKAPAHLDFYDLKGILEQLLRGLHITDSHVETARHPSWRPGRTARLSLGEQQLGYFGELHPRVVAGFEIRATYPVLAAELDLDLLLQAIPDRVTVFPVPSFPPVQEDLALVVDKTTPATMVAAAIQRAGGFLLQDVTLFDVYEGAQLPSGKKSLAYHLTFQAPDKTLRDKDVSRLRQRILKQLEREVGAVLR is encoded by the coding sequence ATGAAAGTTCCGCTGTCATGGCTGAAAGATTATGTAGACATCACCTTGCCCGTTGAGGCGTTGGCTGAACGGCTGACCATTGGCGGACTGGAGGTGGAGAATATCGAATATATTGGCGTCCCCGGCGGGACGGATGCGGACCGCCTGGTTTGGGATGCGCAAAAGATCGTCGTGGGCCAGGTGCTGGAAGTGCGCCAGCATCCGAACGCGGACCGCCTGGTGTTGGCGACGGTGGATTACGGGGTCGCGGAAACGGAGGATGTGGTCACGGGCGCGCCTAACCTGTTCCCTTACGTGGGTCAGGGGAACATCAGCCACCGGAAACTGTACTCCCCTTTTGCACTGGAAGGGGCGGAACTGTACGACGGGCACAAAGAGGGGCAGGTGAAGATGACCCTGAAGGGGCGGAGTTTGCGCGGCGTCTATAACCGCTCGATGTTGTGTTCGGAGAAGGAACTGGGGCTGAGTGACGAGCATGAGGGCATCCTTTTCCTGGAGGGGGATTACACGCCGGGTACGCCGCTGGTGGATGTGTTGGGGGATGTGGTGCTGGATATTGCCATTATCCCGAACATTGCCCGCTGCGCGTCCATTATTGGCGTGGCGCGGGAGGTGGCGGCGTTGACGGGGCAGACGGTGCGCTATCCGAGTTATGATGTGGTGATGGAGGGACCGCCAATTGTCGACCGCGTGCAAATCACCACCGACCGCCCCGACCTCAATCCCCGCTTCGTGGCCCTGGTCATCACCGGCGTGGAACAAAAGCCCAGCCCGCAATGGATGCAGCGCCGCCTGCGCCTGGCCGGGCAACGCCCGATTAACGTCGTTGTAGACGTGAGCAACTACGTCATGTTGGAAATGGGCGAACCCAACCACACCTTTGACTACGACTTCCTGCGCCGCCGCGCCGACAGCTACAACCCTGGCGGCCCCATTCATATCCACACCCGCCTGCCCCAACCGGGCGAAACCCTGATCACCCTGGACGGCAAGACGCACGAACTACAGCCATACAACATCCTGGTGACGGACCCCCTGGGCAACCTCAGCCTGGGCGGGGTGATGGGCGGCCTGGATAGCGAAATTAACGACGAGACGACAAACGTGCTGTTGGAAGCGGCGTCGTGGAACTACATTAACATTCGGCAGACAACGAACCGGCTGAAGATCAACAGCGAGGCGGGTTTCCGCTTCAGCCGGGGCGTGCATCCCAGTCAGGCCATTTTGGGGGCGCGGCGGGCGGCGGAACTGCTGCGCCTGTATGCGGGGGGCACGGTGGCGCAGGGCATCGTGGATTATTATCCGCAGCCGCCACGGGATGTGACGGTGCGGCTGACGGCAGCGGATGTGGTCCGCCTGGGCGGGCTTTCTCTTTCGCTGGCGGAGATTAAGGCGATTCTGACGTCGCTGGCGTTTACGGTGGTGGAGTCGGGGGATGCGCTGTTGGCGACGTGCCCTGATTTCCGCATGGACATCACGGGGGCGCATGATCTGGTGGAAGAGGTGTGTCGCGTTTATGGCTATGACCGTATTCCGACGACGACGATGGGGGATCAATTGCCGGCACAAAAAGGCAACCTCACCCTCGAACGCGAAGAAGCGATCAAAGACCTGCTGGTGCAATCCGGGCTGCAAGAAGTCATCACCTACCGCCTCACCACGCCAGAACGGGAAAGCAAACTACTGACAACAGCCACCACACCCAGCGATGATCGCCCCTACGTCACCCTGGCGAACCCGATCACCGTGGACCGCGTGACCATGCGCCACAGCCTGTTGGCCGCCGTCATGGAAGTCACCGCCGCCAACAGCCGTTTTACCGACTATATCGCCCTCTTTGAACTGGGGCAGATTTATCTGGCGTCGGAAGACGGCATCCTGCCCGACGAACTGCGCCGACTGGCAATCGTCATCACCGGGCCGCGCCAGCCACGGCATTGGAGCAACGGCCAAAAAGCGCCCGCCCACCTGGATTTTTATGATCTGAAAGGGATTTTGGAGCAACTGCTGCGCGGCCTGCACATCACGGACAGCCACGTAGAGACGGCCAGACATCCCTCCTGGCGGCCGGGCCGCACCGCGCGCCTTAGCCTGGGCGAGCAACAGCTTGGCTATTTCGGCGAACTGCACCCGCGCGTGGTGGCGGGGTTTGAGATTCGCGCGACTTATCCTGTGTTGGCGGCGGAACTGGACCTGGACCTGCTGCTCCAGGCCATCCCGGATCGTGTCACCGTTTTCCCCGTGCCCAGTTTCCCACCGGTGCAGGAAGATTTGGCTTTGGTCGTGGACAAGACAACGCCGGCGACGATGGTGGCCGCGGCCATTCAGCGCGCGGGCGGCTTTTTGCTGCAAGACGTGACGCTGTTTGACGTGTATGAAGGGGCGCAATTGCCATCGGGCAAGAAGAGTCTCGCCTACCATTTGACCTTCCAGGCTCCGGATAAAACGCTGCGGGATAAGGACGTGAGCCGACTGCGGCAGCGTATTTTGAAGCAGTTGGAACGGGAAGTGGGCGCGGTGTTGCGCTAG
- a CDS encoding TetR/AcrR family transcriptional regulator encodes MPYRSTDKTRSKKDARRTDMMQAAVRVFAEKGYYAATVRDIVAAANVAVGTFYFYFPDKETLFVHLYEETADFLLQSLQQAANSRRTLPEQVLATTQTYVNLATYEPAIVQLLLVGGVGAMPALNARRVNFREGVIRLWQRPLEAALEKECVPPQNTRRTAEGIAGAMDEIILNLLALPNPDLEASAAANDMAAFALRAAGYTPPDS; translated from the coding sequence ATGCCTTACCGTTCTACTGACAAGACCCGCAGCAAAAAAGATGCCCGGCGCACGGACATGATGCAAGCTGCCGTGCGCGTGTTTGCCGAGAAAGGCTACTATGCCGCCACGGTGCGCGACATCGTTGCCGCGGCGAACGTAGCCGTGGGTACGTTTTACTTTTATTTCCCCGATAAGGAAACGCTGTTTGTTCATTTGTACGAAGAGACGGCGGATTTTTTGCTGCAATCGTTGCAGCAGGCGGCGAACAGCCGGAGGACGCTGCCGGAGCAGGTCCTGGCGACTACGCAGACCTACGTAAATCTGGCGACGTATGAGCCGGCGATTGTGCAACTGTTGCTCGTGGGAGGGGTGGGGGCAATGCCGGCATTAAATGCCCGTCGCGTCAATTTTCGAGAAGGTGTCATACGCCTTTGGCAGCGTCCCCTAGAAGCGGCTCTGGAAAAAGAGTGCGTCCCCCCACAAAACACGCGCCGCACCGCCGAAGGGATCGCCGGGGCCATGGACGAGATCATACTCAACCTGCTCGCCCTTCCCAATCCTGATCTGGAAGCCAGCGCCGCCGCCAACGACATGGCCGCCTTTGCCCTCCGCGCCGCCGGCTACACGCCGCCAGATAGCTGA
- a CDS encoding PLP-dependent aminotransferase family protein — translation MDQRQCEKPTIALDAASIAPMYLQLYEQLRGMILRGELPAQTKLPPTREMARRCQIGRVTVTAAYEQLQAEGYVESVVGAGTFVTTLPLLSPTPPARAPSLSPWGRRLRQIVPDAASSTTPRPAIDFGFGRAFASLFPYDVWRRLLARYLSTDDAILSRYGSAAGFFPLRQAVADYLAQARGVHCTAEQVVIVSGAQQALDVLARLYLQPGNRVLVETPGFADAFDVFRLHGCEVMGVGVDDAGILAEQLPSYPPARLIFVTPAHQFPRGGTLSLPRRLLLLRWAQQHHALIIEDDYDSELRYQGRPPAALQGLDVTGQVIYLGTFSKVLFPALRLGYVVLPPLLTTPFIQAMSLLGRGAPTLTQAAVADFISEGHFERHVRHLREAYRQRRQALVAALQEHMGNAVRFSPDEAGLHIMLQLPPDADEATIISQAAALGVGVYPGARFHLTTPSGKPPPSILLGFSGLSQPEIEEGVRRLAQVIVSQNGHGS, via the coding sequence ATGGACCAAAGACAATGTGAAAAGCCAACGATAGCATTGGACGCGGCGTCGATTGCGCCGATGTATCTTCAATTGTATGAGCAGTTGCGGGGGATGATTTTGCGGGGGGAATTGCCGGCACAAACCAAACTCCCCCCCACACGAGAAATGGCGCGCCGCTGCCAGATTGGGCGCGTTACGGTCACGGCCGCCTACGAGCAATTGCAGGCCGAAGGTTACGTGGAAAGCGTGGTCGGCGCGGGCACATTTGTAACTACATTGCCGCTACTGTCGCCCACGCCACCCGCGCGCGCCCCCTCTCTTTCCCCCTGGGGCCGCCGCCTGCGTCAGATCGTACCGGATGCCGCGTCGTCCACCACGCCGCGTCCGGCGATTGACTTCGGTTTTGGGCGAGCCTTTGCCTCTCTTTTTCCGTACGATGTCTGGCGACGGCTGCTGGCCCGTTACCTGAGCACGGACGATGCCATTTTGTCGCGCTACGGCTCGGCGGCCGGGTTTTTCCCGCTGCGGCAGGCAGTGGCCGACTATTTAGCCCAGGCACGAGGGGTTCATTGCACGGCGGAGCAGGTGGTGATTGTCAGCGGGGCGCAGCAAGCGCTGGATGTGCTGGCGCGCCTCTATTTGCAGCCGGGGAACCGGGTGTTGGTGGAAACGCCGGGTTTTGCGGATGCGTTTGACGTGTTTCGCCTCCATGGGTGCGAGGTGATGGGCGTGGGGGTAGATGATGCCGGCATCCTCGCCGAACAACTTCCCTCCTATCCCCCCGCCCGCCTCATCTTCGTCACCCCCGCGCACCAATTCCCGCGCGGCGGTACGCTCTCGCTCCCCCGTCGCCTGCTCCTGCTCCGTTGGGCACAGCAGCACCACGCCCTCATCATCGAAGACGACTATGACAGCGAATTACGCTACCAGGGTCGCCCCCCCGCCGCACTGCAAGGACTTGACGTAACAGGCCAGGTCATCTACCTGGGCACATTCTCCAAAGTCCTTTTCCCCGCCCTGCGTCTCGGATACGTCGTGCTGCCTCCACTACTGACAACCCCCTTCATCCAGGCCATGAGCCTGCTAGGGCGCGGCGCGCCCACACTAACGCAAGCCGCCGTGGCCGACTTCATCAGCGAAGGCCACTTTGAGCGCCATGTGCGCCACTTGCGCGAGGCATATCGTCAACGGCGTCAGGCGCTGGTTGCCGCCCTGCAAGAACACATGGGAAATGCGGTTCGTTTTTCCCCGGACGAGGCCGGGCTACACATCATGCTGCAGCTCCCCCCGGATGCCGACGAAGCCACAATCATCTCCCAGGCTGCCGCTCTCGGCGTCGGCGTCTACCCCGGCGCGCGGTTTCACCTGACGACGCCTTCGGGAAAACCACCCCCCTCCATTCTGCTCGGCTTCAGCGGCCTGAGCCAACCGGAAATCGAAGAAGGCGTGCGGCGACTGGCTCAGGTTATCGTCTCCCAAAACGGGCATGGTTCGTGA
- a CDS encoding transposase: MPRRRVVERTFAWLGRYRRVSKDYEKCPCSSERVIYLVSIHAMLKRLAPT, translated from the coding sequence TTGCCCCGCCGCCGGGTTGTCGAACGCACGTTTGCCTGGTTAGGACGATATCGTCGAGTGAGCAAGGATTACGAAAAGTGCCCGTGCAGCAGCGAGCGCGTGATTTATCTGGTTTCGATTCACGCGATGCTGAAGCGCCTCGCTCCGACTTGA
- a CDS encoding 1-acyl-sn-glycerol-3-phosphate acyltransferase, which produces MKTILRILLYGLLAVAIRLLLKVEVRGREHVPASGPYIAIGNHFSWFEIPLLFHYLPQSPAVFGAREMVDLPPLRFLAWLFPVIPVWRGQVDRQALRQALQVLQDGGILGIFPEGGIDPELQDAISRGHQFARTEGQNSRHPAVLIKAHAGPAYLAVESGAPILPVAYMGTEHVLNNLRRLRRTPVTVCFGPLFGPLTLPAGARGVGRRQALDDFADGMMREVAALMPPAYHGVYAIPHPPPN; this is translated from the coding sequence ATGAAGACGATTTTGCGCATCTTGTTGTACGGGTTGTTGGCGGTGGCTATCCGGCTGCTTCTGAAAGTGGAAGTGCGTGGGCGAGAGCATGTGCCGGCATCTGGCCCCTACATCGCCATCGGCAACCACTTTAGCTGGTTTGAGATCCCCCTCCTGTTTCACTACCTGCCGCAAAGCCCCGCAGTCTTCGGTGCCCGAGAAATGGTAGATCTTCCTCCGCTCCGATTCCTCGCCTGGCTGTTCCCCGTTATTCCCGTCTGGCGTGGGCAGGTAGATCGCCAGGCGCTGCGGCAAGCCCTACAAGTGCTGCAAGACGGGGGCATCCTGGGCATTTTCCCAGAGGGGGGGATTGATCCGGAACTGCAAGACGCCATCAGCCGGGGGCATCAGTTTGCGCGCACCGAAGGGCAAAACAGCCGCCACCCCGCCGTCTTGATCAAGGCACACGCCGGCCCGGCTTACCTGGCCGTGGAAAGCGGCGCGCCGATCCTGCCCGTGGCCTACATGGGCACGGAGCATGTGCTGAACAACCTCCGCCGCCTGCGCCGCACGCCCGTGACGGTTTGTTTTGGTCCACTATTTGGGCCGTTGACGCTGCCGGCAGGCGCGCGCGGCGTGGGGCGGCGGCAGGCATTGGATGATTTTGCGGATGGGATGATGCGGGAGGTGGCGGCGTTAATGCCACCCGCCTACCATGGCGTCTACGCGATTCCCCACCCCCCACCTAATTGA